Proteins found in one Populus alba chromosome 14, ASM523922v2, whole genome shotgun sequence genomic segment:
- the LOC118042785 gene encoding uncharacterized protein, with the protein MYPKIKVRKQEEDEESSPPNGHVSTPSLRVKSESPSVEGYGPHASEEENQSDSSPSMARFAKPYFVRNLKAQPFSASKGKLKDNRRIGENRKLSLGAKSALRPRAVLSSPDNDGIIGKRNKWKNERTLTLKSCNSEPTKPAETKVIANQGKSESPLNIRKCFKVGPCASSNTGALKKKGLSKISSPV; encoded by the exons A TGTATCCAAAGATCAAGGTGAGGAAACAGGAAGAAGATGAGGAATCCTCCCCCCCAAATGGTCATGTATCTACGCCTTCTTTAAGGGTTAAAAGTGAATCTCCATCTGTGGAAGGTTATGGTCCCCACGCTTCAG aagaagaaaatcaaagtgaTTCTTCACCTTCAATGGCAAGATTTGCAAAGCCTTATTTCGTCAGAAACTTGAAAGCACAGCCATTTTCTGCATCCAAAG GCAAATTGAAGGACAACAGACGTATTGGAGAGAACAGAAAACTTAGTCTCGGAGCCAAATCAGCATTGCGTCCTCGAGCAGTCTTGTCTAGTCCTG ACAATGACGGGATAATTGGGAAGAGAAACAAATGGAAGAATGAAAGAACCTTGACTTTGAAAAGTTGTAATTCTGAGCCGACGAAGCCTGCTGAAACCAAGGTTATTGCAAATCAGGGTAAATCAGAGAGTCCTCTGAACATAAGAAAGTGCTTCAAGGTGGGTCCATGTGCATCCAGTAACACAGGTGCTCTTAAGAAAAAGGGACTCTCAAAGATCAGCAGTCCGGTCTAG